From a single Cydia strobilella chromosome 17, ilCydStro3.1, whole genome shotgun sequence genomic region:
- the LOC134748783 gene encoding lipase 1-like — protein sequence MKLTSLCILYFCVLTEATSLFPSVVSEDVNLNFTGLAKKYGHPAEEHEVVTEDGYLLTLFHIPGKRTTPVLLMHGTGDHAESFLLRGKRSLIITLAEANYDIWVGNLRGNKYARRHVKLNPDKDPEFWDYSFHEVGLYDLPATIDYVLNATGKESLKIIGHSQGTTINFVLLSSKPEYNNKIKLLIALAPVAFLNNLAPPVSTLCEVGPLIDEFSKSLGIEELPSKKIPVPKFNNLECTGGANDHVLCLFLRVFYSTFFDAKTIEPEFFQILLGHYPGNTSRKTLVHYNQIALRKKFSSFDYGVEENFKRYGKGLPPEYDLQKVTVKTALLIGREDRLATVQDAELIRKLLPNVILFHLMKPKMWNHIDFIWRNDMNVYLFPTILTLLEKYD from the coding sequence ATGAAACTGACCAGTCTGTGCATCTTATACTTTTGTGTATTAACAGAAGCGACAAGTTTGTTCCCGTCAGTAGTATCTGAAGATGTAAATTTGAATTTCACTGGTCTCGCAAAGAAATATGGGCACCCTGCCGAAGAACATGAAGTGGTCACTGAAGATGGGTATCTTCTTACTTTATTTCATATTCCTGGAAAGAGAACAACTCCTGTACTTCTAATGCACGGGACAGGAGATCATGCTGAAAGTTTCTTATTACGAGGAAAAAGATCTCTAATAATCACATTAGCAGAAGCTAATTATGATATTTGGGTCGGAAATCTAAGAGGAAACAAATACGCTCGAAGACATGTCAAATTAAATCCAGATAAAGATCCCGAATTTTGGGATTACAGTTTTCATGAAGTAGGTCTATATGACCTACCAGCAACTATCGATTATGTTTTAAATGCGACTGGAAAAGAAAGCTTGAAAATAATAGGTCATTCACAGGGAACCACAATAAATTTCGTTCTTTTATCTTCAAAACCAGAGTACAATAATAAGATTAAACTGCTAATAGCACTGGCTCCAGTCGCTTTTTTGAACAACCTAGCACCACCTGTGTCAACTCTTTGCGAAGTAGGACCACTAATCGACGAATTTTCGAAGAGCCTTGGAATAGAAGAGCTCcctagtaaaaaaataccagTACCAAAGTTTAACAATTTAGAATGTACGGGAGGAGCAAACGACCACGTACTGTGCCTATTTTTACGAGTTTTTTATTCAACATTCTTTGATGCCAAGACGATAGAGCCGGAATTTTTTCAAATTCTTCTAGGTCATTACCCAGGCAACACTTCAAGAAAAACCCTAGTTCATTATAACCAAATTGCATTGCGCAAAAAATTTTCCAGTTTTGATTACGGTGTTGAAGAAAACTTTAAGCGTTACGGAAAAGGATTGCCTCCCGAGTATGATTTGCAAAAAGTGACTGTTAAAACTGCATTACTGATTGGAAGAGAAGATCGTCTGGCAACAGTACAGGATGCAGAGTTAATAAGAAAACTGCTTCCTAATGTTATTTTGTTCCACCTAATGAAGCCCAAAATGTGGAATCATATCGATTTCATTTGGAGAAACGAcatgaatgtttatttgtttcCTACTATATTAACGCTACTAGAAAAGTATGACTGA